The following coding sequences are from one Anolis sagrei isolate rAnoSag1 chromosome 6, rAnoSag1.mat, whole genome shotgun sequence window:
- the LOC132779780 gene encoding GTPase IMAP family member 4-like, with translation MAEYSETPERRIVLVGKTGAGKSATGNTILGLKKFTSTTFLTSGTKKCEKKETVIDGRKIVVVDTPGFLDTFRFFGTLESFETYEEQKEETSKEVEKCVKWCHPGPHAIIQVMKVGFFTEKEKEITELIQDIFSHQAKDYMIILLTHKDDLKGKTLKTFLNEGDASLREQIERCGGRCLAFNNRAEGQEREEQVNELLGMIDAMVEKNSQAPYYTEGMLTRGRRQMEEHKRLERENSDLRKKNKKLAEKNKRSCNMF, from the exons ATGGCGGAATACAGTGAAA CCCCTGAACGGAGGATTGTCCTCGTGGGGAAAACCGGAGCTGGGAAGAGCGCCACAGGAAACACCATCCTGGGGTTGAAGAAGTTTACGTCTACCACATTCCTCACATCAGGGACAAAAAAATGTGAAAAGAAGGAGACCGTAATTGATGGCAGGAAAATTGTGGTTGTTGACACGCCTGGGTTTTTAGACACGTTTAGGTTTTTTGGCACGCTTGAGTCTTTTGAAACCTATgaagaacagaaggaagaaaCTTCCAAAGAAGTTGAAAAGTGCGTAAAATGGTGCCACCCAGGCCCCCATGCAATTATACAAGTCATGAAGGTGGGTTTTTTCactgagaaggaaaaagaaattacTGAATTAATCCAAGATATTTTTAGCCATCAGGCAAAGGATTACATGATCATTCTGTTAACCCACAAAGATGATCTGAAAGGAAAGACTTTGAAAACATTCTTAAATGAAGGAGATGCTTCTCTTCGGGAGCAGATTGAGAGATGCGGGGGCCGTTGCCTTGCTTTCAACAAcagggctgaaggtcaggagagggaAGAGCAGGTGAACGAGCTGCTTGGCATGATCGATGCCATGGTGGAAAAGAACAGCCAGGCCCCCTATTACACTGAAGGGATGCTCACCAGGGGCCGAAGACAGATGGAAGAACACAAACGTCTGGAAAGGGAGAACAGCGACCTGAGGAAGAAGAATAAAAAATTGGCAGAAAAGAACAAAAGGTCATGCAACATGTTCTAA
- the LOC137097302 gene encoding GTPase IMAP family member 1-like, with amino-acid sequence MARLREESSVRCDCGAEQTTRRLHAWPPCPASCSSGEDLLKATEEAVAKRGGSGAGGRPEPSPEPGREHRHRRSRPGSIGRIVSEFPMCPYFFLGGPGRANEEEREWRIVLVGKTGGGRSASGNTILGEKRLKSELSHKPVTQTCIKEERAESWKGKRIAIIDTPNIFDASLQETQKSQEIQKCQDLAKPGPHALVFVTQVDHFTEEDVMALKKVEELFGQEATKHMIVLFTRKEDLDTVDGLEDYVETSGSPVLQDLVKRCQGRCCAFNNKLTGKEGAHQATELLSLIEKMVQQNQDRPYLMEPPEEMEVRTADGASSEESESGTSARKCDKKKTSEPGKPNEIH; translated from the exons ATGGCACGACTGAGAGAAGAATCCTCCGTCcggtgtgactgtggagcagaacagacaactcggcGCCTGCATGCTTGGCCACCCTGCCCTGCCTCGTGCAGCTCAGGGGAAGACCTGCTCAAAGCTACAGAAGAGGCGGTGGCT AAGAGAGGCGGCAGCGGTGCAGGCGGGAGGCCAGAGCCAAGCCCCGAGCCAGGGAGGGAGCACCGGCACCGGCGGAGCAGACCAG GGTCCATTGGCCGCATTGTGTCCGAGTTCCCCATGTGTCCTTACTTCTTCCTTGGAG GGCCCGGAAGAGCAAATGAGGAGGAACGGGAGTGGCGGATTGTGCTTGTGGGGAAGACGGGAGGAGGGAGAAGTGCCTCCGGGAACACCATTCTGGGGGAAAAGAGACTCAAGTCTGAACTTTCACATAAGCCAGTgacccagacatgcatcaaggaagaACGAGCAGAGAGCTGGAAGGGGAAGAGGATTGCCATCATCGACACTCCCAACATCTTTGATGCCAGTCTCCAAGAAACACAGAAATCCCAGGAGATCCAGAAGTGCCAAGATCTGGCCAAGCCTGGGCCTCACGCTCTGGTGTTTGTGACCCAGGTTGACCACTTCACTGAGGAAGACGTCATGGCTTTGAAGAAGGTGGAGGAGCTCTTTGGCCAGGAGGCCACAAAGCACATGATTGTCCTGTTCACCCGCAAGGAAGACTTGGACACAGTGGATGGCCTAGAAGATTATGTAGAGACATCGGGCAGCCCAGTCTTGCAGGATTTGGTCAAGCGATGCCAGGGTCGATGCTgtgccttcaacaacaaattgacagggaaggaaggagcccaCCAAGCCACAGAGCTGCTCTCTCTGATTGAGAAGATGGTGCAGCAGAATCAGGACAGGCCGTATCTCATGGAGCCTCCTGAGGAGATGGAAGTGCGGACAGCAGATGGGGCatcttcagaggaaagtgaaTCAGGGACGTCTGCAAGGAAATGTGACAAAAAGAAGACTTCCGAACCAGgtaaacccaatgaaattcactAA